The following DNA comes from Opitutaceae bacterium.
CGATGCGGAATCGCTGGCGGCAAAGGTGCATGCGGCTGAGCACGAACTCCTTCCTGCAGTGATTGCTCGCATTGCTGGGTAAAATTCCCCAGTATCGTGCCGATAGAGGGTAGATCCGAGGGAGTACCCCAGCTTCCCCGGCGGGCTTTTCACATGAAACTCCACACCAAGCTGCTGCTGTCGATCCTTGCTAGCCTCGCTTTGGTTTATGCAGTCATTCTCGCGATCGAGGTTTCTTTCCAGTCCCGCTCAATCCATCAGATGGCGCATGAAAATCTGCTCAAGGAGGAAGAGAAGGAATGGCGTGCGATTGAAAATCTCCAACGGGCGTGCAACGCGGCGCTGAATACAACGATGGTGGCGGGCGAGATGGAGCAGTTTCGCGAACTGCTCGCAGCCCAGAAAGAAGTGCGGGGCCTTCAGGAACTGACGATCTTCGACAAGGATGGAGTTGCTGTTGAATCCACGCACCCCGAGTTGAAGAAAACAAAGCTCGAAGCCCCCTTGGTCGCTCGATTCCAAAAAGATGCCGCATCGTGGCGCGAGAAGACTGAGGCCTCTTTTTTACTCTATCAACCTATGCCGGTTTCGGAGTCATGCTTCGAATGCCACAAAAATTACAAGGGCCTCACCACTGCGGGTTTGTTCCGATACCGCTTCAGCACCGCAGACTTGAAGGAAGCCGAAGCCACTTGGGTGAACTTCAGCGAAGACCTGCGTCGAAATACGTGGAAGAATGGGCTTTACTCCTCGCTCGCCCTCATGGTCACCGCCGCCGCAGTCATCACCTGGTTGGTAAAGCGGCAAATCGCGCGGCCTTTGGATAATGTCAGCTCCGCCCTGAATACCCGGGTCGCGGAGGTTGCCGAAACCGCTTCAGCGATTAATGTCGCATCGCAGGAACTCGCCGAAGGGGCACAGTCCCAGGCAGCAGCATTGGAAGAATCAAGTGCTGCCGTTGAGGAGACCACAAGCATGGCGCGCCGCACCGCGGAGGACGCCGCGCACGCCATGACTGCCGCTTCCGACACGAGGACGGCCGTGGACCATGCCCGGACTGCCATCGACCAGATGAACAGTCGAATGCAGGGCATTCAGCAGGCCACCGGTGATGTGGGAAAGATCCTCAAGACCATCGATGAGATCGCGTTCCAGACAAATTTGCTCGCGTTGAATGCGGCCGTGGAAGCTGCGCGCGCAGGCGAGGCGGGTGCAGGCTTTGCCGTGGTCGCCGACGAGGTGCGCAACCTCGCGCAAAGGTGCGCTGCCGCGGCGCGCTCGACCGCCGAGTTGACCAGTCAGGTCAACAGTCAGGTTGAAGAAGGCGCGGCGTTGACGTCCACCGTGGCGACCCATCTCCACGAGATCATGGCGAAAATCGAGACCGAGGAGCGCCTCATTCGCCAGATTGCCCAAGCTGCGAAGGAGCAGGGCGCAGGGCTCACGCAGATCAATACCTCAGTTTCGGAGATCGACCAAGTCACCCAGAAGAATGCCGGTCTGAGCGAGGAAGCGGCAAAGGCGGCCCGCGAGCTCTTCCACGAAAGTGAAGCGCTTCGAGAAAGTGTTTTTGCCCTAGTCGACCTTTTAAACGGGCGGAAAAAGGCCGAGAGCCCCCCGCCTGCTCCCTCCGAAGCGGACCCGGAACCGCCGAGCTCCTGACCTTTTTGCATTGCCCACGCAGGCCGCCCCTCCCAACGGTCTCGTCATGGAATTGCACGAGGTGAAAGTCGAGATCCCGCATGGCGCAGCTGAGGCCACTGATGAGTTGCTGCTGGAGCTCGGCGAGTGCAACTGGAGTGTGCTCGAGGACGCGATCGCCAAGCGTGCATGGATCGTAGGCATTTTCGAAGGGGAAGAGGCCGCCCGTGCGTCCTGGACCGGTTTGAAACCGTCTCTGCCGGTGCCTCCGCTTTCTGATGAGACGGTTCGGTTCCTGGGGAATGAGGACTGGCGAGACAGCTACAAGGCGCACTTTAAGGCCTCGCAATTTGGCCCCCTCCACTGGGTTCCGATCTGGGAACGCGACTCGCACGCGCTGAAGCCAGGCGAGACTGCCGTGTACCTGGATCCTGGCCTCGCCTTTGGCACGGGCAACCACGAGACCACGCGGCTATGTGCCGAACGGCTGGTGACGTTGGCCGAGCCGATGAATGAGGCGCAGAAAAAGGCCGCGTATGTCATCGACGCGGGTTGCGGTTCCGGGATCTTGGCGCTTTCAGCCGTCCGATTGGGCTTTTCGCGAGTGTTCGCCTTCGACAACGACACGGAAGCCGTGCGCATTTCCGAGGAAAACGCCGCGCTCAACGGCCTCTCAGGCGCCGTTCGGTTCGAAACAGGCGATCTCACGACGTCTTTGGGCGAAGGCACGGCTCAGATTGTCTTGGCGAACATCCAGGCGGACGTGCTGATGCGGTTTGCAGACGCGCTGGTGCGGTCTGTCGCTCCAGGAGGGGCCCTGGTACTGAGTGGTATCCTGGCGCATGAGAACCAGCAGGTACGCGAGGC
Coding sequences within:
- a CDS encoding methyl-accepting chemotaxis protein — protein: MKLHTKLLLSILASLALVYAVILAIEVSFQSRSIHQMAHENLLKEEEKEWRAIENLQRACNAALNTTMVAGEMEQFRELLAAQKEVRGLQELTIFDKDGVAVESTHPELKKTKLEAPLVARFQKDAASWREKTEASFLLYQPMPVSESCFECHKNYKGLTTAGLFRYRFSTADLKEAEATWVNFSEDLRRNTWKNGLYSSLALMVTAAAVITWLVKRQIARPLDNVSSALNTRVAEVAETASAINVASQELAEGAQSQAAALEESSAAVEETTSMARRTAEDAAHAMTAASDTRTAVDHARTAIDQMNSRMQGIQQATGDVGKILKTIDEIAFQTNLLALNAAVEAARAGEAGAGFAVVADEVRNLAQRCAAAARSTAELTSQVNSQVEEGAALTSTVATHLHEIMAKIETEERLIRQIAQAAKEQGAGLTQINTSVSEIDQVTQKNAGLSEEAAKAARELFHESEALRESVFALVDLLNGRKKAESPPPAPSEADPEPPSS
- a CDS encoding 50S ribosomal protein L11 methyltransferase gives rise to the protein MPTQAAPPNGLVMELHEVKVEIPHGAAEATDELLLELGECNWSVLEDAIAKRAWIVGIFEGEEAARASWTGLKPSLPVPPLSDETVRFLGNEDWRDSYKAHFKASQFGPLHWVPIWERDSHALKPGETAVYLDPGLAFGTGNHETTRLCAERLVTLAEPMNEAQKKAAYVIDAGCGSGILALSAVRLGFSRVFAFDNDTEAVRISEENAALNGLSGAVRFETGDLTTSLGEGTAQIVLANIQADVLMRFADALVRSVAPGGALVLSGILAHENQQVREAFAKVCPAWPVEHRVMGEWSDVLLRRPQ